The stretch of DNA TTTCGAGTTGTGtccggatttttttttattaattgttttttcaagaaaaaaatagtgttgaaaagcattttttattatctaatagtctatattttattataattttttcaagaaaaatgtagaaaactaaaaatatatcaaaatttaaaactaaatttatgtcAAAAATAGCTAACGCTATAAGCCTATAAACAActaattaactttttaactaaatgcatgtataaaaaaaaaagttcaatatttatcatgtaaaatgcatgcaacatacacaatgcaatccactacatattatattatttgaactaattttttaagaacattacaaaacacatatattattttaattaaactctAATACACAACAATAAACTACCTTTCACTGGATACTAATTACTTCGTTAGAGCATACACCACTAAGCATGGCATTTAATTAGTTTCGAaattctcatcttttttctctgcTATTTTCTGCACTCTCAATCTGAGACTAACAGCTCTGTTTTGAACACTTGTCAGGGCATGGATAGCTGAAGCTGAAGCTTTTCTACACCAATATTGAACTTGAATCGTTGAAAATGGCAGCAACTGAGGAAATCAGAAAGAACAAGGAGTATGTGAATCGTGCGAGATGTTTAAAGCATAAAACCCACCTGCAAATGGCCAGCCCCTAAAACCAACTCAGCAAACCACAGATctataaaagagagagagagagagagagagagagagagagagagagagagagagtcaattACTGCTCACCGTGCGAGAATATAGAGGGCAAGAGAGAGACTAAGATCAAAAGAGACGCAGAGTTCAATGGTAAGAGTCTCCAAATAAGGACAAATGTTCAGTAAGAACCTGAAACCCAAAGGGCATAAATGTATTGGGTTTTGGGGCAACCTAGATAAACAtgaaatccaaaaaacaaagtCACTAATCTATAGCTTAATCTAGCTTTATGCATGGATGTAGTCATACCTCAAATCTTGAAGGATTATTGCTTCTCTGAAGCTGAAATATATAATGATGTataacagaaagaaaaataataaaacagtGGCATTTTGACcccttttttttatgatggCAAAAGAAACAAGAGATGGGGCGAAAGAGACTTGTTACCCCCATTTATGTTATAGCTAGCTGCTTGTTGATCCATCTTTAGAAGGTCAGCTTCATCAATATCAATATAGACAAGAAAACTGCAAACAAGAAAGATAATATTTAACCAAAAAGAACCCACAGGAACAAAAGCCAAATAAGGAGGAGGATGAGATGAAGCTCTACTGATAAATAAGAAGTCATGCTTCCAATATGTAAAGTGATGTTTGATTCTGGTGCATCATCATTGAAAAACCAAACTGAAAAATAAGGACAATAgccaacaaacaaaataaataactaagtAGCACAATGAAATTCTCAAATGGAATGTTAAATGTGACCAAGAAATCACAAATATGCCTAAAAAATCATGCAGATAAAGTTGTTTGAGGCAATTACCTTACTGTTTGAGGCAGCCCTTCGAAGTAGTGCTTTGTGTAATTGGGTTGGATACTCAAGGCTCGATTGAATATAAAGCTGGATgatcttctaaaaaaatattagaaattgagttaagttaaatagataataaactatttaacttatctcaacttatctcactactattaactattattcatcaactttaacccacaaatctcactactattcacaactcatctcaactcatcttcgaattcaAACGACTTCTCAAACAAAcaagatttcaaatttcaagtaacttatatataaatttacctTCAAGGTCAATCAATAGTATGCATTCTTCCAACTCATGAAAGTTGACCGCTTTAGTCTTTAACTAATTTTGAGTGCAAATGAGGGTTTCGACAGTCTCTGGAGACAGGGAATTCTGAAAAGAACCCAAGATGCGTCCTCTAGTACTAAATGCAGGCTCCGAGGCAGTGGTGGAAATGGAGGTGACTAACACATCACGTGCTACCTCAGCAAGAACATGATAATTGGTGACATTAACCCTCCACcaatctaaaatatcaaaatcggGTATTTTTGTGCATACCCTACCGACAAATACCTATTTAGTTCTTATCTAAATTCCGTAAAACCATGCTCCTGAAGGTATTTGTCTAACATGATATCAAATATAATCGAGATAgtagtagaagtagaagtagaagtagaagtagtgCTTGGCCTCCCTTGAGCCATATTAGAACTCTCCCTACTATCCACATGAAATGTGTTATACTGCTCAATCAAGTGGCTTAACAAGAGTTTAACCTCGGCCTCTATTATATCCGTCAACTCATCTCCTTTGTAATTTTTCAACTAAAACCTCATTGACACCATTTTGTATTGTGAATCAAGTACAAAAGTAACATATATTATCAAGTTGATCCTATTCGTTCTatcccaatacttgtcatacttacttttcatatttatgcccATAGTCCTAGTGATAATATCATGACTCATGCACATATCATTTAATGTATATTTAGTTGTGCAGAGTTTCTGAAAATATACATTAGTCGTCACATacaaaaaatcagaaatgttCAATATAACAATAAGAAATTTTCAGCAACTCTATAaaaatttgttctttttttctaatcatcACTAGTGGGGTTTACGAATTCATATCCACATACATATAATAGTGTTCAAAagcttatttttgtttttcagcaGTGCTCAACATCAAATATATGGAGTTCCATCTAGTAAGAACATCTAACCAAATCATCATCCCATTAATCTTTTACGTTGCCGCACAAGTGTTGAACTTGAAAAATCTTAACGGCCAAGATTTCACATATCTGACGGCATCTCTAATCCTTGTTACAAACTCATCAACATCTCTCAAACCGTCCATaacaatcaaattcaatatatgGGCAGAACACTACATGTGAAGAAACTCGCCACCCAATATGGTATAATCACTATCTTTTATTCTCctcctcatgtaatcaacaGAAACAACATTAGAGGAGGTGCTATCAATAGTGATTGTCAAAGTCTTATTAATCCCACAATCATGCAACTCAAAGTCTAACACCCTCTTAATAATTTTGCTCCTATGGTTGAGAATTTGGCAAAACTTGATTATTTTCTTATGCAATCTCCaattgcaatcaataaaatgtacAGTAATGCACATATAGTTCATATTTTACACCGACGTCCGCATATCAGTGGTTAGACAAATTTTTTGAACATCTAACAATTTCTTTAACTGTATCTTCTCTTCATTATACAgcttaatacaactttttttaaagtggttTGGGATGGCAAAGATATTCATGGGATTGGGTAAAGATATAAACACATATAAACAAAGCTGATCATTCAAGTCAAATTTTTCTTAACATATATAAAcgaagctttttatttttatttttataataacgAATCACATTTCATTTATTAATAGAGGATATTACAAAGTTGACTTAAAAATAAGCTACTTACAATCGTTAATAGCTTCTCAATACACTTTCGTAACTAACATGGTCTACTCCAGATAGCAAATCTCTAAAGACTTAAGTTTAAGAGATAacacaactctgtccacaaCAGAGTTAACAATAACTGGGTGACAAAATCTCGTACCCCAACTAAATAGAGTAGGGTGCACCACACCCCCACTATAAGCACCGTCTAAGTAGAGGGGGGACCACTCAATTCAGACTAAGGTCCGAAgacattattttttagatttttatttttctaaaaaataaagacaagacACGAAATAAAATACATTTGGAAAGCATTgcgaaaaccaaaaaaataatgcaCAAAGAGACTGTTGTGGTGCATGCAGTACATGCGCTACTCTGGGAGGAAAATCGACGATCGATTTTGGAAGTCTCAGACTCAAAAGCCCTAGAAAAGCAGTGCATGGCGTCGGCAGAGAGCTTTCCGATGGTGCGTGAAAGTCACGCGCCGAATGTCTTCGAGAAGTTCAACCTGCACGTGTGGGCTACTCACCGTTCCGTTTGGCGCCACATTCAatagtcttgaagatcggcagCTGGGCAACACCATAGAGGGGCGCGTGCTGGTCTATGGTCGTTGAAAAATTTCAGATCTGTGATTCTCCCTTATTTGACTTGAAAAAGTACTAAAAACACACAACGAAACACTAAGCAGAGgaggagggagggggaggggaCCCCTCTATCCGGGTTTGTGGAAAGAGTTTAGAAAGAAAGGAGAGAGTTTCGGtctagagagagaagggagTTCTCCGTCATATATAAACAAACCTGGTCATGTATTATGCTTACTCCACTCCACTCCACTACTGGAAGGACACTTTCAAAAGAGTAAAGATTGACCATATATGTATGGAATTGGGTCATTTTCGACAGCTAGCTTAACTAGTAGTCCAATCTGCCTCTTTTGTCCAACAAAGTTTTAGAGCTAATAAATTTGGAAATTGGTTATGGAGATAAAAACAAAACCCTTCCTGTACAATATATAACTAATTCACTATGTATGTTTTCATGCTAATGAAAGAtcgataaatatatatatatatataaataaaaataaaaaataaaaaaaaataaaaaaaaaaaataaaaagaagaagaagaagcataaGCATACATCCATCTACACACCCAAAATAAAAGTAGACTTTCAAGTGAAAGGGGCATAGCTGTAATTCACGATGTGTACAAGAGACAACGCAAACCACAGCAAGTCAGAGACAATACCTCCTCAGACCATTTGCATATAACACATATATACTACCTACACAGTCCATCAAAGAGCCTAGAGATGATCACACATTGATGATCCAAATGTCATTGATGATCACACAGTGTGTAACACCACCATATCATAAACacgaaattaattaaattatattcttttttcgaTATGCTTCTTAATTATTCCATGCAATTAAATTAATGGTTGGATCATTGATGATCACACAGTGTGCAACACCACCATATCATAAACacgaaattaattaaattgtattCTTTTTTCGGTATGCTTCTTAATTATTCCATGCAATTAAATTAatgaagaatattttatatattagccACTATTTATCCCTATATCTCAcacctacaatttttttttttttttccattggaTGTGCggatgtttttcatagggtgtggagTGTGGGATattgaataatgactgatgaaaaaaaattttctaaattaattagtatacaaTTCTATTTAACATGAAGACAACAATCACCTAAACATAATCACACATCACAAATAAACATTGTAAAATTTAACAAATGCAAGCACCCATCCAAacccaattaatttttttaacagtgGGCCAAAACCCAAGCAGGAGTGAAAGTGTATTGTTAAAATCAGTAAAGAATCCAGTCGAGCATGCtcatttggaaaaaattataaaatgggAATCTAATTTAATTGTGGGTTTACTCTTTTCCTTGTCCAAAAAGATTTGGGGGTTAAAACTAAAACCATTATACGTTCTTTTCACACTATAACAAAGACAGTACAATATTACTACTGAATCATGAGACAAATATAGATTAAAATTTCATTCCCCGGTTGTGAATATAACCAGATACTATACAAGTTTAATAAGACCCCTTTGGATACcaaaaacatctcaactcatctcgtcattacaattttctcaaattttcacacaaaatataataaataattcaattttttcaaatatcaaaataataatactattaaaaaataatattttaacaatattttatttaactttcaactttcatctcatctcatctcatctcatctcactatacaAACCACACCTAAACCACATTTTCCAAGATTTTAAGCAAAATAGACCATTAGTCGATACATCTCcagaaaaagaaagcatttattGACCGAACCTTCgaatcaaaataaaatgcagAGAAAAAATCAAGCTAGAATCAAACATCTACCAATCCAACACTATTCGAACACAAGCTAAGAGATTATACAAGAATCCATGAGTTATAAAAGCTCATGACGTTGACGACAGAGTGACACAAAGTGATGACTACGGCACGAAGCAATGGAGCTTTGATTGTCAGAGGAAGAAGTGCcaggaggctagggtttcgatgtgagagagagagagagagagagggggggggggggggggggggggggggggggggggggggggggggggggggggggggagagcaATCCTTAAGGAGTGAAGGGTTTCTGCCCATCTGCATTTTATCTATTAGCacaagagcggtgctactcttttaatatatttaagtatttttaaaaaaataaaaaaaaaatacatcaatatatttaaaattacttttttcatcattcggtaaaaaaaaaaaaaaaacaccgaGCGGTCAAACTGAGAGGTAACATTTGGGCGGCATAGTAGACTTTTCCTTAGCATAAAATGACGCCattttggtttataaaaatGAAGCGTCGTTTTGATACTTggagtttgttttaaaaaaccTAAGTGCACCCGAGTTTCGGACTGACCCGAACCTAATGAACAGGCCTATACAAGATTATAAAGTCTTGtggattttatgatttttcacaAGTATGATTTTAGCTTCCCACCCCTCGATCATAATTTCATTGCTAGCCGAAGTCTACAAATCTCATCCGCTAGCAAAGCCGGCCATGTCTAGCCGAACCTAGCAAATAAGAAGATTGCCAAGAACGCCACTGGCGGCCATGGCGAGCCCCCACTTGGTGGCAgcaaaaattaattaagcttcATGCTGCACAAAAAGTGCTCGAAGTCTGAAAGGGGAGCCACAACACTGCTTTTGCTGGCAAAAGATCTCGACCTTGCCACTCCTTCCATATAGTTTGATGGGGAAATAAGTTCAAACTAGTTtcactatcatttttctttaattctcGAATCCTTTTTCCGTAGGTAACTCCTTGTTTCCATTCTTATTTCTTGACATTTAACGTCCATGCAAGGCCCAATTCCAGATtacgaggaaaaaaaaatactttccaGGCACAAACTTTTCCTAACTACGTCAAACCTACCATTCAATATTAAAGCGCCACGGCCATCCCATACGGTCATACCATTCTTCTCCACATCGAACAACACTGCATATACATGACAAAGGAAGATGATAGTAGCTGAAGCACCATGCACCAAACTAGAACCAAGACTACTAGAAGGGTCAAAATCCTCTATCTGACCCGATGGGTCCAATAACGCCACCCATGTAGCCAAACCCAGAAAGATGAGCCTCAGGTGAATTGAGTTAATTGACTACTAGAACTAAgactacgtttggatgttgagttaagctgagatgaattgagttctttatgaatagttgtGAGTTGATAtggtgaagtgagttttgtggagcctacctaagatgaatttagatgtgtttagatgtcaagatgaatttaaatttatttataagaagttaagTAATGTTTAATGATTTAAGAGTTGTGCGTTTAAATGTTGAGTTAGACTTAAGTTTGAACTCAATTCAAATAAGTTCAACTGCTTCCACGTTTCAAACGTAGCcatgagaagttgaaaagaGAGTCGCATTTAAATCAAGGGCCTAATCGGGTTCTTCTCGACTTCAACTAAGGTCTCTTTTATGATAACGTGTCTATATATCATTGGAGGGAGTAAATGGGCTAATCACACCACATCGGATTTGTTGGTTTtctcaaaccaaaaaaaaaaaaaaaaggcattagtcaaatgaaaaatctataTAGCAAACTATCATCTTACTCTAAttctattatataagatgtaGCACATTCAttcaataatgataaatatgtcacattttacataatgtgatgaaaataagataagagtATGGAATATAGCATTACgggccccatttggatagtgaaattgtttcatttcatcattacaactctttcaaatttttacacaaaatataataaacaaaattttcaaatcccaaaataataataatattataataatattttattcaacttttgacttttatctcaactcactttcTAAATGGTACCTaaatctttttttctatttttcagttcttctcaagtttttctttctttttgttttgttttgttttatttggttctgttattaattaaatgatgaaGATAATGATAATTAAACGCAGTCAATGAGTTCCAACTCAAAACGTATTTCCTCTCCATGTAAGGTTACTTACCAAAAAAGAGTAAGTTGGAGATGAGTGGAGGTTGGAGGACCATTGCCATTGGTGTGGGTcaaatttgagatattttccattttttgatCTGTTTTTAAGAACATCCATCCTTCATGGGTTTTATGGTTACTACCTAACTTGGGAATCTAATAGCTCAAAATGTTCAGAAAGCGCATGGTTTTCATGTAGGGGTTTTCAGAAAGctcaaaattatattctcataGAGTACACTTAATAAATTGCATAagtgatataattttattttaagagataaatttaaaattttataatttaaggccctatttgaatttagagataatttcatttcattattacaatttttacaaatttttacaaaaaatataataaataatttaattttttcaaatctcaaaataagaataatattaaaaaataatattttattcaacttatctaaaactatctcatcttactatacACACGAGCTctaaattttaccatttaaattCTCTATCTATTGActttataacataataattttagttttcgAGAAGCTAATATGGGCTGTTAACATTAATTACTaaggctttatttttttttatcgatgagataagttgagattaaaattaaaaattaaataaaatattattaggatataaatttttaatattatttttgttttaatatttgaaaaaattaaattatttattttatcttgcataaaaatttaaaaaaaaattataataataaaataaaataagttaaaaataattgtgaaaacaaacattTCCAAGCGTTCCAGCCATTAACATTGATCtttgttaaattaaaaaaaaaaacattcatctttgtttttaaaaataatattggtaAATTAGAAAGCGCAtggttttttttcaaaaaacaaaagaaagcgCATGGTTTTCATGTAGGGGCCAAAACGACTCGGACCCTTTATCGAGTCTCATCCAGCGCTCGTTATTGTCCTCGTTTCGCTTCCTCTCCGAGAACCAAAAGAATAAGCTAGAGCCATGACCGACGTCGGCGGCGCCAGTATTGTCCGGCCGAACGCGCGTCGCGTGACCGCGCCAGAGGATCTGCTTGAGTTCGAGACGTCGCGGGAGGTGCAGGTGGTCACCAGCTTCGATCAGATGGGCATCAAGGACGACCTGCTCCGTGGCATCTACAATTACGGCTTCGAGAAGCCCTCGGCCATCCAGCAGCGGGCTGTGGTGCCCATACTCATCGGTCGAGACGTCATCGCCCAGGCCCAGTCCGGTACGGGCAAGACCTCCATGATCGCCCTAGCCGTTTGTCAGAAGGTTGAAACTACCACCAGAGAGTGCGTCCCTTCAAATCCCTACTCTTCTTAGAAATCCTAGAATTCatcctattttcttttttgttttaatatatgtatatagacaTGTTTCTCGTTATAGGGCTTAGGTGTGtggcaaattttattttagggCAATTTTGTTCCATGGAAACTATTTTGGGGGGGTTTTATTCCCGGAATTAAATCGTCTTACGTGCCTTAATTAAGCTGTAGGGGTTGTTCTGGAGAATAAAAGTATGTGCTAGTAGTAGAGCTGTGAAACCCTTACTTTCTAGGTGCGATAATTTAGGAAAATTTTAATAGGAAGAAATAAAGGGTAAATCGTTTTGATTAAACCTTGAAGGAAAAATCTCTACTTCTAGAAAGCCTAAAATGGGAATTGGGAAGTTATGGGTGTGGCTTATGTTTTAGGGATTGAGCTTTGAAAGGGTAATTATTTAGGCGTAAAATTTTAGGTAAAGATAAATTATTGTGTATTATGTGCTCATGTTCTGTTAGATCACTTTTAAATTTTGCCACTGGATATCTCAGCTGTAAATTGTTAGAAAGGAACAAACACTTTCTAAAGAGATGAAATTTTTGGTTGTAGACATTTATTAGTAAGGTTAATTAAACGTGTTATCTAAGTCTTTCTAGAGAACCCATTAAGGTTacttatgagagagagagagagagagagagagaacccatTAAGGCGTGATGCTTTTCTGCTAACTCCAATGAAAGATATTCGAAATGAAGTTGATATTGTCTTGGGGGACTAATGCATTATTCGAAATGAAGTTGATATTGTCTTGGGGGACTAATGCATTATTCGAAATGAAGTTGATATTGTCTTTGATAGGCTCCAAAGCATCTCGTTTTCCCCAACCTGTCTAATTCTAAGAGAGCATAGAGTCAAGAATAGAAGAAGGGATTTTATCTCCCAATCTTGTACCCCTTGGAAAACACCGCTACCCATTAAGGAGACCATTTTAGGACTATAAGTTGTCTACCACTGATGCATCCTTATTTCTATCATTGTTGAATAGGTCTGGGAAGGTCCTTTTATAAGGTTGCTTGCCACACCATAGATTATGCGAGAAAACTTCATCTTTGTTCCACCCCCCACCTCATATTTGGTGTACCTAGAGAATTCACCACGAAAAAATGAACATGCCATCTGCAAATAATAGGtgtgagataaaaaaatttcctcATTGCGGACCCCCACTGAGAACCCTCATTCACCAGTGCTGAGATTATTCTAGAATCCTAGAGGGAGAAGTATGATGTAAAAAACCAACCTTTTCAGAGAATGTCTTGGGTCACTTTGAAATGATGTAGTTGGTTTGTTTACTCCTGATGAGGACACGAGACTTCACTAGATACAGTTATTATTGCATGGTGTTAGGATTGTTcgtttcttttacttatcagaaaaaaaaaaaatattgttcatttCTATAAGTGTCTCCAAGAGCTGATGATATGTTgccttttgtttcattttatattgaGGCTGCTTTATGATGGTATTGATGCTTTATCACTTtctttacttgtaaaaaaatgacGGTATTggtgctttaaaaaaattattaaacaggGTCCAGGCCTTGATCTTGTCACCAACAAGGGAATTGGCTGCTCAGACAGAGAAGGTTATATTGGCAATCGGtaattacataaatattcaAGCACATGCATGCATTGGAGGCAAGAGTGTGGGTGAAGATATCAGAAAGCTAGAACATGGAGTTCATGTGGTATCTGGAACTCCAGGCAGAGTCTGTGACATGATTAAGAGGAGAACACTGCGAACTAGAAATATCAAATTATTAGTTCTTGTGAGTTCCCGACTTGTCCCCGCAGCATCAATATTATACAGatgatttgttttttaatgttctGTGTATAGGAGCTTCGTGGGGAttagattttgatttgtttgatGCTTCAACAGGATGAATCTGATGAGATGTTAAGCAGAGGGTTCAAGGATCAGATTTATGATCTGTATAGATATCTCCCACCAGAGCTTcaggttctctctttctctctccctccaccTCCCAAAAAGGGGTTaacaaaaatttacaaatttttcaaattaattaagtgTTTCttatatacaatgcataatttATGATCTGTACGGACCGATTGTTAACATAT from Juglans microcarpa x Juglans regia isolate MS1-56 chromosome 3S, Jm3101_v1.0, whole genome shotgun sequence encodes:
- the LOC121258571 gene encoding eukaryotic initiation factor 4A-3; translated protein: MTDVGGASIVRPNARRVTAPEDLLEFETSREVQVVTSFDQMGIKDDLLRGIYNYGFEKPSAIQQRAVVPILIGRDVIAQAQSGTGKTSMIALAVCQKVETTTREVQALILSPTRELAAQTEKVILAIGNYINIQAHACIGGKSVGEDIRKLEHGVHVVSGTPGRVCDMIKRRTLRTRNIKLLVLDESDEMLSRGFKDQIYDLYRYLPPELQVVLISATLPHEILEMTNKFMTDPIRILVKRDELTLEGIKQFFVAVEREEWKFDTLCDLYDTLTITQAVIFCNTKRKVDWLTEKMRSNNFTVSSMHGDMPQKERDAIMAEFRAGQTRVLITTDVWARGLDVQQVSLVINYDLPNNRELYIHRIGRSGRFGRKGVAINFVKSDDIKILRDIEQYYSTQIDEMPMNVADLI